One stretch of Natronobacterium gregoryi SP2 DNA includes these proteins:
- a CDS encoding PQQ-binding-like beta-propeller repeat protein produces the protein MPSRRTLLAACGSAVLAGCSTRYADPAGDATWPQRGRDDARTATRTDGPDPPLTTAWRYDANADLGSPDCSPVMANGTVFLAYTEHRDDGEQAAVLDAVDAETGTHQWTTTVATTTAQMQETHSHTDSLAIVDDAVLLQTANGLVALESGDTDDAGTERWRFDNVGDGQLGSIAAQPGVGNGVVYTGFHRHGREESQPEFYAIDLEDGEERWRYEIDDWDDHLVYPPAVDDGIVYAAIGGGGVVAVDAADGTELWSERFPVYSAPTAGEGRVFVGIDADESGVAALSTETGDQQWTRTDADDAVVPTGAAVADGIVYYAAMDRLVARDAATGDPVWTIDETGSSEGDHIYRSVPTVAGDSLYVAGSSLFAVDREAGELRERIGDVWTSASPAVGDNVVIASLEEGTLEALVECRTELFGRCLR, from the coding sequence ATGCCCTCCAGACGCACGCTCCTCGCGGCCTGCGGTAGCGCGGTCCTCGCTGGGTGTTCGACGCGATACGCCGATCCAGCGGGCGACGCCACCTGGCCCCAGCGCGGCCGGGACGACGCTCGAACGGCGACGCGGACCGACGGCCCCGATCCGCCGTTGACGACTGCGTGGCGGTACGACGCGAACGCGGACCTCGGCAGCCCGGATTGCTCGCCGGTAATGGCCAACGGAACCGTCTTTCTTGCGTACACCGAACACCGCGATGACGGCGAACAGGCCGCCGTCCTCGATGCGGTCGACGCCGAGACGGGTACACACCAGTGGACGACGACCGTCGCGACCACGACCGCACAGATGCAGGAAACGCACAGTCACACCGATTCGCTCGCAATCGTCGACGACGCTGTGTTGCTCCAGACCGCGAACGGACTGGTGGCTCTCGAGAGCGGCGACACCGACGACGCTGGAACCGAACGCTGGCGGTTCGACAACGTCGGCGACGGCCAGCTCGGTTCCATTGCCGCACAGCCAGGTGTCGGCAACGGGGTCGTCTACACCGGCTTTCATCGTCACGGACGGGAGGAGAGCCAGCCCGAATTCTACGCGATCGACCTCGAGGACGGCGAGGAGCGCTGGCGTTACGAGATCGACGACTGGGACGACCACCTCGTCTACCCGCCGGCAGTCGACGACGGTATCGTCTACGCTGCGATAGGTGGTGGCGGAGTCGTGGCGGTCGACGCCGCTGACGGGACAGAATTGTGGAGCGAGCGCTTCCCCGTCTACAGTGCTCCGACGGCCGGGGAGGGACGTGTGTTCGTCGGGATCGACGCCGACGAGAGCGGCGTCGCCGCCCTCTCGACGGAAACGGGGGACCAACAGTGGACGCGAACGGACGCCGACGACGCCGTCGTCCCCACCGGTGCCGCCGTCGCCGACGGCATCGTCTACTACGCGGCGATGGACCGACTCGTCGCTAGAGACGCGGCCACGGGCGATCCAGTCTGGACCATCGATGAAACCGGCTCTTCAGAGGGCGACCATATCTACAGGAGTGTGCCGACCGTCGCCGGCGACTCTCTTTACGTGGCCGGAAGCTCGCTGTTCGCCGTTGACCGGGAAGCCGGCGAGTTACGGGAGCGAATCGGCGACGTCTGGACGAGTGCGTCGCCCGCGGTCGGCGACAACGTGGTCATCGCCTCGCTCGAGGAGGGAACACTGGAGGCGCTGGTGGAGTGTCGAACCGAGTTGTTCGGTCGCTGTCTCCGCTGA
- a CDS encoding translation initiation factor IF-5A has product MAKQQTEVRDLQEGSYVMIDDAPCKINGYSTAKPGKHGSAKARIEAEGVFDGKKRSLSQPVDAKIWVPIIERKQGQVVSVDGSDMQIMDLETYETITMRVPEDADPSPDENIEYLEMEDQRKII; this is encoded by the coding sequence ATGGCGAAGCAGCAAACCGAAGTTCGCGACCTCCAGGAAGGCAGCTACGTAATGATCGACGACGCACCGTGTAAGATCAACGGCTACTCCACCGCGAAGCCGGGGAAACACGGCAGCGCTAAAGCCCGAATCGAAGCCGAAGGCGTCTTCGACGGCAAGAAACGATCGCTCTCCCAGCCGGTCGACGCGAAGATCTGGGTCCCGATCATCGAGCGCAAACAGGGCCAGGTCGTCTCCGTCGACGGCTCCGACATGCAGATTATGGACTTAGAGACCTACGAGACGATCACGATGCGCGTCCCCGAGGACGCCGACCCCTCGCCCGATGAGAACATCGAATACCTCGAGATGGAAGACCAGCGAAAGATCATCTGA
- the speB gene encoding agmatinase: protein MFPGATDERGGSNAGVAREDANFVVVGAPLDATTTFQPGTRFGPRRIRTFAETFDDYDRRTDQYFSELDVVDHGDVRAWDDVPDYLEWLEGTLRDIVWDDAVPLLLGGEHTVSLAGVRAADPEVFVCLDAHLDLRDDYDGNDLSHACVTRRILEDESVEEAIILGARTGSEPEWERAAEDDVTVVAPADVADFTFGDRLEGREVYLSVDIDGADPAYAPGTGTTEPFGLEPREMRAVVREVAPQATAFDVVEVNDRDDGQAASLAGKLLREFVYSSGADSSSA, encoded by the coding sequence ATGTTCCCCGGGGCAACTGACGAACGCGGGGGGAGCAACGCCGGTGTGGCCCGCGAGGACGCGAACTTCGTGGTCGTCGGTGCGCCCCTGGACGCCACGACGACCTTTCAGCCGGGGACTCGCTTTGGCCCCCGGCGCATCCGGACGTTTGCGGAGACCTTCGACGATTACGACCGTCGAACGGACCAGTACTTCTCCGAACTCGACGTCGTCGATCACGGCGACGTTCGGGCCTGGGACGACGTTCCCGACTACCTCGAGTGGCTCGAGGGGACGCTGCGCGATATCGTTTGGGACGATGCCGTCCCTCTCCTTTTGGGGGGCGAACACACAGTCTCGCTTGCGGGCGTACGCGCCGCCGACCCCGAGGTGTTCGTCTGTCTCGACGCCCACCTCGACCTGCGCGACGACTACGACGGCAACGACCTCTCTCATGCCTGCGTAACCCGTCGCATTCTCGAGGACGAATCGGTCGAGGAAGCGATTATCCTGGGTGCGAGAACGGGCAGCGAGCCGGAGTGGGAGCGAGCGGCCGAAGACGACGTCACCGTCGTTGCGCCCGCGGATGTCGCCGATTTTACCTTCGGCGACCGTCTCGAGGGACGCGAAGTCTACCTGAGTGTCGACATCGACGGGGCTGACCCAGCCTACGCGCCCGGTACCGGGACGACGGAGCCGTTCGGCCTCGAACCCCGTGAGATGCGGGCGGTCGTCCGCGAGGTCGCCCCACAGGCGACGGCCTTCGACGTCGTCGAAGTCAACGACCGCGACGACGGCCAGGCCGCCTCGCTCGCGGGAAAACTCCTCCGAGAGTTCGTCTACTCGAGTGGAGCCGACTCGTCTTCCGCCTAA
- a CDS encoding GNAT family N-acetyltransferase, translating into MSIRPYDPASDADTLWELKRAFETGLGSGTGGEQKAATYAAKLTDDYREGYLEWVERCIEHDERSVQVAVADDGDGTSDDPSPDPVGYVFLLPDTHAYIWDAAVLNEIYVREQYRGTGIADELMTAAVEAAREQDLPLERLVLDVDRENERAQAFYERHGFDHWGEMVARDL; encoded by the coding sequence ATGTCGATCAGACCGTACGATCCGGCGTCGGATGCCGACACACTCTGGGAGCTGAAACGCGCTTTCGAGACTGGACTCGGCTCCGGGACCGGTGGCGAGCAGAAGGCAGCCACGTACGCCGCGAAGCTCACGGACGACTACCGTGAGGGATACCTCGAGTGGGTCGAACGTTGTATCGAGCACGACGAACGAAGCGTGCAGGTGGCTGTCGCGGACGACGGTGACGGTACCAGCGACGACCCCTCACCCGATCCGGTCGGCTACGTCTTCCTTTTGCCCGACACCCACGCCTATATCTGGGACGCCGCCGTCCTGAACGAGATTTACGTCCGCGAACAGTACCGCGGAACGGGTATCGCCGACGAACTGATGACTGCCGCCGTCGAAGCCGCTCGCGAGCAGGATCTCCCGCTCGAGCGACTCGTCCTCGACGTCGATCGGGAAAACGAGCGTGCGCAGGCGTTCTACGAGCGCCACGGGTTCGACCACTGGGGCGAGATGGTCGCTCGAGACCTCTGA
- a CDS encoding PAS domain S-box protein, with amino-acid sequence MTSASLTESLQEVLALFDAGGAPLTTTEVTEQVSCGHQSADERLERLVDHGWLETKTVGGSGRVWWRPAAADDSEEKESERRQGTQTARPNRQRDELEGELDEVLERISDGFYALDENLRFLVLNSHAMDVLGLDESATGTDIRDIVTLTDPFENALSNALETQEPVVLEDYYDPVDRWFHTAIYPSESGLSVYFREITDQKNRERKLQRYEKTIETIWDGVVTLDDDDRFVMVNEAFCEMTGYEREELQGAPATLVHDETIIERATATTGDSLGDEREYVSLEFELETASDETIPVEGRFGPYELADGSVGRTGVFRDVTERKERERALEESERRYRTLVEHFPDGAVGLFDEDLKYTAIGGRLLDGVGVDEADRIGNSVYEIYPDALLEEVEPYFEAALDGESNSFEVEFHDRCFHAYTLPVRRADDGIFGGMLVVQDVTERREYERQLEEYQRWTETLIENFPNGVAALVDEDLHYVTFGGTPEGDVDASRDELEGAPVREVLPQRLANIVVPHYEAALNGDPSEFEETIDDQVYQFRFVPVRDDDGDVFAATATSQEITEHKERERALGRRARQQQAVADLGQFALETDDLDELMSETVQQVADVLDNEYCKVLDLRPDEQELLLREGVGWHDGIVGDATVSAVEADSQAAYTLANDHPIVVEDLETETRFSGPDLLRTHDVHSGISTIIGPFGDAWGILGTHDTDRRAFTDQDVTFVQSVANILAEAIERNQYQQEREELVRDLEKSNERLEESNEQLERFAYAASHDLQEPLRMISSYLQLIDRRYRDAFDEDGTEFLEFAIDGADRMRDMIDGLLAYSRVETAGDAFESVDLNDVLETTRDDLRLRIEESDAEITVDDLPRVEGDAGQLRQVFQNLLSNAIEYSGEQPPQIDVTADREGTDWVVSVHDDGIGIDPDEQEHIFEVFERLHAHGEHQGTGIGLALCQRIVERHNGEIWVESEPGDGTIFRFTLPATET; translated from the coding sequence ATGACTTCTGCATCGTTGACCGAGTCACTGCAGGAAGTCCTCGCGCTCTTCGACGCGGGTGGGGCACCGCTGACGACGACGGAGGTCACCGAGCAAGTCAGCTGCGGCCATCAGAGTGCCGACGAGCGTCTGGAGCGACTCGTCGATCACGGCTGGCTCGAGACCAAGACGGTCGGTGGAAGTGGACGCGTGTGGTGGCGGCCGGCTGCGGCCGACGATAGCGAGGAGAAAGAGTCCGAACGGAGGCAGGGAACACAAACTGCCCGACCCAATCGCCAACGCGACGAACTCGAGGGTGAACTCGACGAGGTTCTCGAACGCATCTCGGATGGGTTCTACGCTCTCGACGAGAATCTCCGATTCCTGGTCCTGAACAGTCACGCGATGGACGTTCTGGGACTAGACGAGTCCGCAACCGGGACGGACATCCGCGATATAGTCACCCTCACCGACCCCTTCGAGAACGCACTGTCGAACGCTCTCGAAACGCAAGAGCCGGTCGTTCTCGAGGACTACTACGATCCGGTAGACAGGTGGTTCCACACCGCTATCTACCCATCGGAGTCGGGGCTGTCGGTGTACTTCCGTGAGATCACCGACCAGAAGAACCGCGAACGAAAACTGCAACGATACGAGAAAACGATCGAGACGATCTGGGACGGCGTCGTAACGCTCGACGACGACGACCGATTCGTGATGGTCAACGAGGCGTTCTGCGAGATGACCGGCTACGAACGCGAGGAGCTACAGGGTGCACCCGCGACGCTCGTCCACGACGAGACGATCATCGAGCGAGCCACGGCGACGACCGGGGACTCCCTCGGAGACGAACGGGAGTACGTGTCCCTCGAGTTCGAACTCGAAACTGCAAGTGATGAGACGATTCCGGTCGAAGGACGATTCGGCCCGTACGAACTCGCAGACGGGTCGGTCGGCCGGACAGGTGTCTTCCGCGACGTTACCGAGCGGAAAGAGCGTGAACGGGCGCTCGAGGAATCCGAGCGGCGGTACCGAACGCTCGTCGAGCACTTCCCCGACGGTGCCGTAGGTCTGTTCGACGAGGACCTGAAGTACACCGCTATCGGCGGCCGTCTGTTAGACGGCGTCGGCGTCGACGAAGCGGACCGGATCGGGAACAGCGTCTACGAGATCTATCCCGACGCTCTCCTCGAGGAAGTCGAGCCATACTTCGAGGCTGCCCTCGACGGTGAGTCGAACTCGTTCGAAGTCGAGTTCCACGACCGGTGTTTTCATGCCTACACCCTCCCGGTCAGACGCGCCGACGACGGGATATTCGGGGGAATGCTCGTCGTACAGGACGTCACCGAACGCCGGGAGTACGAGCGACAACTCGAGGAGTACCAACGATGGACCGAGACGCTCATCGAAAACTTCCCCAACGGTGTCGCCGCCCTCGTCGACGAAGACCTCCATTACGTCACGTTTGGGGGGACACCGGAGGGAGATGTAGACGCTTCGAGAGACGAACTCGAGGGGGCTCCGGTGCGTGAGGTGTTACCTCAACGACTGGCGAATATCGTTGTTCCACACTACGAGGCTGCGCTGAATGGCGATCCCTCGGAGTTCGAAGAGACGATCGACGACCAGGTCTATCAGTTCCGCTTCGTCCCGGTTCGAGACGACGATGGAGACGTCTTCGCCGCCACGGCGACGTCACAGGAGATCACCGAGCACAAAGAGCGCGAACGGGCGCTCGGACGGCGCGCTCGCCAGCAACAGGCCGTTGCCGACCTCGGACAGTTCGCACTCGAGACCGACGACCTCGACGAACTCATGTCCGAAACGGTCCAGCAGGTAGCGGACGTACTGGACAACGAGTACTGCAAGGTGCTCGATCTCCGTCCCGACGAGCAAGAGCTGTTGCTACGCGAGGGCGTCGGCTGGCACGACGGGATCGTCGGTGACGCGACGGTGTCCGCCGTCGAAGCAGACTCCCAGGCTGCGTACACTCTGGCCAACGATCACCCGATCGTCGTCGAGGATCTCGAGACGGAGACGCGGTTTAGCGGTCCCGATCTACTGCGGACCCACGACGTTCACAGTGGGATCAGTACCATCATCGGACCGTTCGGAGACGCGTGGGGTATCCTCGGTACTCACGACACCGACCGTCGAGCGTTCACCGACCAGGACGTGACCTTCGTCCAGAGCGTCGCCAACATCCTCGCTGAAGCCATCGAGCGCAACCAGTACCAGCAGGAACGCGAAGAACTGGTACGGGACCTCGAGAAGTCGAACGAGCGCCTCGAGGAATCGAACGAGCAACTCGAACGGTTCGCGTACGCCGCCAGCCACGACCTCCAGGAACCGCTGCGGATGATCTCGAGCTATCTCCAACTGATCGACCGTCGGTACCGAGACGCCTTCGACGAGGACGGCACGGAGTTTCTCGAGTTTGCTATCGACGGTGCCGACCGGATGCGCGACATGATCGACGGGTTGCTCGCGTACTCGCGGGTCGAAACAGCGGGTGATGCGTTCGAATCGGTCGACTTGAACGACGTTCTCGAAACGACTCGTGATGATCTACGGCTCCGAATCGAAGAGAGCGACGCCGAAATCACGGTCGACGACCTCCCGCGTGTCGAGGGCGACGCTGGGCAACTTCGTCAAGTGTTCCAGAATCTCCTGAGTAACGCGATCGAGTACAGCGGCGAACAACCACCCCAGATCGACGTCACCGCCGATCGCGAGGGCACCGACTGGGTTGTTTCGGTTCACGACGACGGGATCGGGATCGACCCGGACGAGCAAGAGCACATCTTCGAGGTGTTCGAGCGCCTGCACGCACATGGGGAGCACCAGGGTACCGGTATCGGCCTCGCGCTCTGTCAACGCATCGTCGAACGCCACAACGGCGAGATCTGGGTCGAATCCGAACCCGGCGACGGCACGATATTTCGCTTTACCCTTCCGGCCACTGAGACGTGA
- a CDS encoding MFS transporter: MSVTTVIRRTTELDVLLLTAGIWFLAKFIRYAFPPLFGLFQKSYGVSNAVLGTAFTGFMLVYALMQFPSGVLADRLGSVTVITAGVLVASIASLTLVVDSPFVVLVVAMLLMGAGTGAHKTVAVRLLSRAYPARTGRALGVFDTLGTFGGVVAPAAVVAVAGMTFALGESWRLVYLAAGIVGLGFSVAFWRRVPARVPDDETSGGATSLTVGIAELRRYTPLFFDWRFSVFALLTVLFAFTYNGLVAFAPLYLTDEAGLTETTAGLLYSGLFLASLVQLVTGELSDRLSQLPIIVATLGLATLSLVAFVSLTGSVGPVVLGSALVAAGIGAHGFRPVRGAYLMSVLPDEAAGGGLGVVRTLLMAAGAVAPAIVGVLSEHVGFRPTFWLLATSVGGATLLALGLLVARPQTRCATTVD; encoded by the coding sequence ATGTCGGTTACGACGGTTATACGACGGACGACCGAGCTAGACGTTCTTCTCTTGACTGCCGGAATCTGGTTTCTCGCGAAGTTCATCCGGTATGCGTTTCCGCCACTCTTTGGTCTCTTTCAGAAGAGCTACGGCGTCTCGAACGCCGTCCTCGGAACGGCGTTTACCGGCTTCATGCTCGTCTACGCACTCATGCAGTTTCCTTCCGGCGTTCTCGCCGACCGACTCGGCTCCGTCACCGTCATCACGGCAGGCGTCCTCGTCGCGTCGATCGCGTCACTTACTCTGGTCGTCGACTCCCCGTTCGTCGTGCTCGTCGTCGCGATGCTGCTCATGGGCGCAGGCACCGGAGCACACAAGACTGTCGCCGTCCGACTGCTCTCTCGAGCGTATCCAGCCCGGACCGGTCGGGCACTCGGCGTGTTCGATACGCTCGGCACGTTCGGTGGCGTGGTCGCGCCCGCGGCCGTCGTCGCCGTCGCCGGGATGACGTTCGCCCTCGGTGAGAGCTGGCGACTGGTCTATCTGGCTGCTGGCATCGTCGGTCTCGGATTTTCCGTGGCGTTCTGGCGACGCGTTCCGGCACGAGTCCCCGACGACGAAACCAGCGGCGGTGCAACTTCTCTGACCGTCGGAATTGCCGAACTTCGACGATACACACCGCTGTTTTTCGACTGGCGGTTCTCCGTTTTCGCACTGCTGACTGTGTTGTTCGCGTTTACGTACAACGGCCTGGTCGCGTTCGCCCCGCTGTATCTGACCGACGAGGCCGGACTCACGGAGACGACGGCAGGGCTGCTGTACAGCGGTCTCTTTCTTGCGAGTCTCGTCCAGTTGGTAACGGGCGAACTTAGCGATCGACTCAGCCAACTGCCGATCATTGTCGCGACCCTCGGCCTCGCGACGCTCTCGCTGGTCGCGTTCGTCTCACTGACCGGATCGGTCGGTCCGGTCGTCCTCGGAAGCGCACTCGTCGCCGCTGGGATCGGTGCTCACGGGTTCCGCCCCGTCAGGGGAGCCTACCTGATGTCCGTGCTCCCCGACGAAGCAGCGGGTGGTGGACTGGGTGTCGTCCGGACTCTGCTGATGGCTGCCGGAGCCGTTGCACCCGCTATCGTCGGCGTCCTGTCCGAACACGTCGGGTTTCGGCCGACATTCTGGCTGCTCGCGACGTCTGTCGGGGGTGCCACGCTACTGGCGCTCGGTCTCCTGGTCGCTCGACCGCAGACTCGTTGCGCCACAACCGTCGACTGA
- the dnaJ gene encoding molecular chaperone DnaJ produces the protein MSEDFYDVLGVSSDASTDEIKQAYREKATEYHPDVSDDPDAEEKFKKIQKAKQVLTDEEKRQAYDRMGHERYEQAEKHGFDASDRTGAGGMGGDPFGGMGGGSMGGGLGDIFEQVFGGGGRGRRQRSGRDLRTELEIDLAEAYSGVEKQFTIERPEACSACHGEGHPPDADARTCPECQGHGQKRQVQQTPLGRVQQTTTCRRCEGEGTLYSETCSECRGEGYVRNEATLTVEVPAGIQDDQTLRMEREGAPSPDGGPNGDLLIDVSIREHEEFEREGDDLRYRLPVSFPQATFGDTVEVPTLDGAAEFEIPAGTQSGETFRLEGKGMPRLRGRGDGDLHVQVQVVTPESLNENQREALEAFAEAGGDEIEVADGFFEKIKRAF, from the coding sequence ATGAGCGAGGATTTCTACGACGTACTCGGTGTGAGTTCGGACGCCTCCACCGACGAAATCAAACAGGCCTATCGGGAGAAGGCCACCGAATACCACCCGGACGTCAGCGACGACCCTGACGCCGAAGAGAAGTTCAAGAAGATCCAGAAAGCCAAGCAGGTTCTCACCGACGAAGAGAAACGCCAGGCCTACGATCGGATGGGTCACGAGCGATACGAGCAGGCCGAGAAACACGGCTTCGACGCGAGCGACCGTACTGGCGCTGGCGGGATGGGCGGCGACCCGTTTGGTGGGATGGGCGGTGGCAGCATGGGTGGCGGGCTCGGCGACATCTTCGAGCAGGTGTTCGGTGGCGGTGGCCGGGGCCGTCGCCAGCGGTCGGGCCGTGATCTCCGAACCGAACTCGAGATCGACTTAGCGGAGGCCTACTCGGGCGTCGAAAAGCAGTTTACGATCGAGCGACCCGAGGCCTGTTCGGCGTGTCACGGCGAGGGCCATCCGCCCGATGCAGACGCCCGGACCTGTCCGGAGTGTCAAGGTCACGGCCAGAAGCGGCAGGTGCAGCAGACGCCGCTCGGGCGCGTCCAGCAGACGACGACGTGTCGGCGCTGTGAGGGAGAGGGGACGCTCTACTCCGAGACTTGCAGTGAGTGTCGCGGCGAGGGGTACGTCCGCAACGAGGCGACGCTGACCGTCGAAGTCCCTGCCGGTATTCAGGACGACCAGACCCTGCGGATGGAACGTGAGGGCGCACCGAGCCCCGACGGCGGGCCGAACGGCGACCTGCTGATCGACGTCTCGATCCGCGAGCACGAGGAGTTCGAGCGCGAAGGAGACGATCTCCGGTACCGGCTTCCAGTCTCGTTCCCACAGGCGACCTTCGGCGACACCGTCGAAGTGCCGACCCTGGACGGTGCCGCAGAGTTCGAAATTCCTGCCGGCACTCAAAGCGGTGAGACGTTCCGCCTCGAGGGCAAGGGAATGCCTCGCCTGCGCGGGCGCGGCGACGGCGACCTCCACGTGCAGGTCCAGGTTGTCACCCCCGAGAGCCTGAACGAAAACCAGCGCGAAGCTCTCGAGGCCTTCGCCGAAGCCGGTGGCGACGAGATCGAGGTCGCCGACGGGTTCTTCGAGAAAATAAAGCGAGCGTTCTGA